TTTCCATCAAATTCAGCTTTGTTTATGTAAGTTTTTTTGTCATCTTCGTTAGAATGAGGAATCAAGGAATAGCCTTCTACTTCTTTTTGAGGGTCATAAGAGGTGGTATAAGTAACTACCAGCTTACCGCCAGCTATTGCTGGGTTAAAGGTAATTGTAAATCCATTGTGGTAACCATCGCCAATCGGAGCCAATGTGTACGCAGAACTATCAAGTTCTGCTCCACCTAAAGTAACCTTTATTGTATCCGGCAACAGAATCAGTCCGTTATTGGGGAATGTATCTGTTATAACAAATCCAGATTGGATATCCTCTCTTACTGGATTAACATTCAAACGCCAGTTGATTGTCTTTTTACTGTAATCAATCCCCAAAAAACTCTTCGTATATGTATTTGCTTTTGGATTTATTTTAACCTCTCTAGAGCTTCCGCCTTCACCAACACCATCGCCAGTTATTCCAACACTGTTTATAAAGCTATTAATTGTAAAATCTGTGATTTCCGTTGTGTATTTAATAGTAATGGTTTCTGTCCCAACATTCGGTAACATAATTGTCAGCAAAGTTTTCCCATCATTTGCTCCACCATTTGTAGTATCTATGCTAGGAGTTATACCAGCGAAATCAGGGCTCTCGTCTCCTATGATCTTAACAGTTTCTTCATCAAGGGATAATCCTTTTGGTAGCGTATCTGTTACTGTTACAGTACCTAACGGATGCTTTGCCTTATTAACAGTTACTGTCCAAGTAATAGTTTTGTTGTTATAATCAACATTGTCTACTCCTACTTTTTCAAGAATCGGATCTCTGTTAAAGGTAACTGTTGCGTCATCATCATTTAATTTGTCGGCGCCATCATAGAGCGTTGCTTCGTTGGTAAACCCATTATCCTTTAGATAATCGCCATTATTTACTTCGCTCCAATCAACCGTTGTATCAAATATGATTCTATAGGCATCATCAGATGTTAAATTTCCTAAGTTCATAGGGAATCCAGCAAGTGAATCTTCATCAGGATGAGAATCGCCTTCATCCCATTTATCACCATTTTGGGTAATTTTAATAACTTGGATGCTATCTTCCACTATAGTTAATCCGTCTGGCAACTTCTCTTCTACACTGGCATCTGTAATCTCTTGTCCATTTTTGTTGACATCAATTGTCCATCTTATGGTATCAGTTTCGGCGCTTGTTAGAATTTGTCCGTTCTTTTCAATCGGATTACTTCTTGTCAACCCCCATACTGTTGCACCTGCCGGCAAACTTGTTTCACCATATTTAAAAGCTGCATTGTTGGTAAAGGACTCTGCCGTGTAATCTTCAATGTCCGTTGTAAATTGAACCCTATAGCCGATAAAAGGTGCCATAGTACCTAAGTCGATTGGAAAACCGGTTGGAATTGGAAGTGAAGCTTCCGCTCCGGGAGTTATATTTCCATTAAGGCCAATATTTAAAACATTAATCTTAAAATCTCTGGCAGCTCCTAATCCTACTGGAATAGTATCCTCTAATGTCGCTTCTGTTATTAATTCATCATTGGTATTGATTACATCAATTGTCCAAGTTATTTCTCTTGCATTCTCTTGACTGTCAGGATGCCCCTCCTTATCAATACTGCTTACTGTTCCCGTGGGTCGTGCTATTACTGTAATATTATTATCGCTGCCATCATGAAATGGAATTTCTTGCACAATATTTTCTTGGAATTTTTCCAAGTTGAATTCTAAACCAAGATCAACATAACCATTTTTGACATTGTCTTTTTCAATATTTTCATTGAATTCAAACTTTAATTCCCCACCACTAATGCTGTAGGTCCCTACAATTGTTCCATCAACTATTATATTCTCTCCGGAAACATCAACCATTTCAAATGCATCGGAAAGCCGGATCGTTGCTATATCTCCTGCTTGTGCCTTCGGATCAACACCTTCTGTGTCCCAAGTATATCTTACCTGTACTACAGTACCGTCATCTATTTTTATGATATCTTCATCATTAATAGGCGTACCATCAATTGTCATCGAGACAAAATCAAATATATTACCCAAATTTCTTTGAGATTCTGCTAATGTTGCTTGTATTGCTGGTGGTGTTGTTGTTTCCGATAACAGATGCAAAGAATCTTCAGATAAATCCTCTTCTGAAATTGTATCTCCATAAGCAAAGCTGCCTGGCATCATAAGCTGAAACACCATCATAAACATCAAAACCATACTGATAATTTTTGATCTTTTAATTCTCTCCATTTTTCATTTCCTCCTTTCTTTTGTTTTTTTATTTAAAAGCATAAATGCTGATAAATAGAATATAATTATTTTTTAGTGTACTGCTTGCGCATCTTAATTGATGCAATGCATAGCACAATTACTACGATAACACATCTTTTTAAAAAAACATATAGAACAATTGTTACCAAGCTTCATAAATGTTTATTTTTAAATATATGAAACGTTTAAGCTACACTGCATTATCTTCGTATAAAAATAATACATAGCAAGCGTCACAATACATTGTTTATATCCACTATGCATACAACCTAAACATAAATTATTATTTTTATCCGAATAGTAATCAATAGTTAAGTGTTAATTACCGTTCGATATAAAATCCAGTAAAATTTCGGGTCTAATATTGTTAATATTAGGCAAACAAAAAATAGGCCGCTGTATTCAGCGGCCGTATTAATAAAAATGTCGTTATCTGCGTTGCTTTTATTTTACAACTATGTTGTAAATTTTACCAGGAACATAAATTTCCTTAACTTGTGTTTTTCCTTCAAGATATTTATTAATATTTTCATCGCTAACAGCCAATTTCCTTGCAGTTTCCTTATCAGCATCTTTGGAAATAATAATTTTGCCTCTTACTTTTCCACTTACCTGAACAGGAAGTTCAATTACATCATCAACTGTTTTTTCTTCGTCCCAAACTGGCCAGCTTGACCGGTTTAACATTCCTCCGAAGTTCATTTCTTCCCAAATTTCTTCGGTTATATGTGGAGCAACCGGGTTTAACAGAGTTATAAAGGACTTCAATTCTCCTCTTGTTATATAGCTATCTGCCATTACCTCATTAACAAAGCTCATCATTGCAGCTATAGCTGTATTGTACTTCATGGCTTCATAGTCTTCTGTTACTTTTTTAATTGTCTTGTGCATAAGAGAAATATGCTTTTCTGAATATCCCTCTTCTTCAGTTGCAATTTCCTGAAGCTTCCACGTTCTGTCAAGGAACCTTTTACATCCTTTAACGCTTGAGTCACTCCATATTGCATATTTTTCATAATCGCCTATAAACATTATATATGTTCTCAGCGTGTCTGCACCGTACTCTCCAATTATATCATTAGGATTTATTACATTTCCTCTTGATTTAGACATCTTTTCACCGTCAGAACCGAGAATCAGCCCTTGCGCTGTACGTTTTGCATACGGCTCTTTAAATGTTACTGCTCCTATGTCATAAAGGAATCTATGCCAGAATCTCGAATAGATCAAGTGTCTTGTAACGTGCTCCATTCCGCCGTTATACCAGTCTACAGGTCCCCAGTAATCAAATTTCTCTTTAGAGGCTATGGCATCATGATTGTGTGGATCTATATATCTCAGGAAGTACCATGAAGAACCTGCCCATTGAGGCATAGTGTCAGTTTCTCTCTTTGCATCTTTACCGCAAACAGGGCACTTAACATTAACCCATTCAGATATATTAGCCAACGGAGATTCTCCTGTTTCTGTAGGCTGATAGTTTTCAACCTCCGGCAGTGTAACCGGCAGCTGATCTTCCGGAACAGGAACCATCCCGCAATGAGGACAATGAATTATTGGAATAGGCTCTCCCCAATATCTTTGTCTGTTAAACGCCCAGTCCTTCATTTTATAATTCGTTTTTGGCTCACCTAGTTTATTTTCTTTTATATATTCTATTATTTTAGCAATAGCTTCTTTAACTCTAAGACCGTTTAACAGGCCGGAGTTAACCAATATTCCGTCGTCAACATCTGTGTACGCTTCTTCCTGTACGTTTCCGCCCTCAATAAC
Above is a window of Sedimentibacter sp. MB35-C1 DNA encoding:
- the leuS gene encoding leucine--tRNA ligase, yielding MKSYNPGVIEKKWQEIWENKEIFKAEDNSDKEKFYGLVEFPYPSGVGLHVGHIRAYTSLEVISRKRRLEGYNVLFPIGWDAFGLPTENYAIQSGIHPRVVTDRNIKVFTQQLKAAGYSFDWSRTVDTTDPEYYKWTQWIFVQLFKRGLAYKDKTYVNFCNSCKVVLANEESQNGVCDRCGSEVVQLEKDVWFLKIREYADKLLDGLNEVNFLPRIRLEQENWIGRSYGAEVDFKLKDTDDKLRVFTTRPDTLFGVTFMVIAPEHPFIEKYASRIKNMDEIHDYQEQSRKKTEFERVQLAKDKTGVEIKGLTAVNPFSGDEVPVWVADYVMMGYGTGAIMGVPAHDTRDWEFAKKFNIPIIEVIEGGNVQEEAYTDVDDGILVNSGLLNGLRVKEAIAKIIEYIKENKLGEPKTNYKMKDWAFNRQRYWGEPIPIIHCPHCGMVPVPEDQLPVTLPEVENYQPTETGESPLANISEWVNVKCPVCGKDAKRETDTMPQWAGSSWYFLRYIDPHNHDAIASKEKFDYWGPVDWYNGGMEHVTRHLIYSRFWHRFLYDIGAVTFKEPYAKRTAQGLILGSDGEKMSKSRGNVINPNDIIGEYGADTLRTYIMFIGDYEKYAIWSDSSVKGCKRFLDRTWKLQEIATEEEGYSEKHISLMHKTIKKVTEDYEAMKYNTAIAAMMSFVNEVMADSYITRGELKSFITLLNPVAPHITEEIWEEMNFGGMLNRSSWPVWDEEKTVDDVIELPVQVSGKVRGKIIISKDADKETARKLAVSDENINKYLEGKTQVKEIYVPGKIYNIVVK